A window of the Candidatus Bathyarchaeia archaeon genome harbors these coding sequences:
- a CDS encoding SPFH domain-containing protein has product MASRKTNVIEWVGAGFDDILWVYPYEDIRWGSVVVVHEYETAIFMRDGKLYDVFQPGRHTITTQNIPVLTRVFRLVGGYGETPFKATIVFVSLKQHRGRFGTSTRVKLGPRTFYTTELTTFGEFWLRIQDATLFLTQAAGAAQSFSTSDLSSFFKSFFTELFIQEMARYTAIDVYTHLEEVTSKIKTSAVYEAFKQRGLELLDLKIGGVSLPLLEKIEKEDPTYGLPLLIAIQKGDEDKVLEITKVVESMRALGKSSGAGLVGALFAVPSMLGYPAPAAQPPPQYPASPQTQPTKSPVDKLRELKQMLDEGLITAEDYEKSKKEVLEQMKKGGS; this is encoded by the coding sequence ATGGCTTCAAGAAAAACAAACGTGATAGAATGGGTAGGGGCGGGTTTCGACGATATTCTGTGGGTATACCCTTACGAAGACATCCGATGGGGTAGCGTCGTAGTAGTACATGAATACGAAACTGCGATTTTCATGAGAGATGGCAAGCTATATGACGTTTTTCAGCCGGGAAGACATACTATTACCACTCAGAACATACCAGTATTGACAAGAGTTTTCAGACTTGTAGGCGGTTACGGTGAGACACCATTTAAGGCAACAATTGTGTTCGTGTCTCTTAAGCAGCATAGAGGCAGATTCGGCACTAGCACGCGAGTCAAACTTGGCCCGAGAACTTTCTACACGACTGAGTTGACGACGTTCGGTGAGTTCTGGCTGAGAATCCAGGATGCTACGCTCTTCCTGACTCAAGCCGCTGGAGCAGCTCAATCATTCTCAACTTCTGACCTCTCAAGCTTCTTTAAATCCTTTTTCACGGAATTGTTCATACAGGAAATGGCTAGATACACAGCAATTGACGTGTACACACATCTTGAAGAAGTCACATCCAAAATCAAAACAAGTGCGGTCTATGAAGCGTTCAAGCAGAGGGGACTTGAGCTTCTTGATCTGAAGATTGGTGGGGTCTCTCTTCCCTTACTTGAAAAAATCGAGAAAGAAGACCCAACTTATGGGCTTCCGTTGCTGATAGCAATACAGAAGGGAGATGAGGATAAAGTTCTGGAGATTACTAAGGTCGTAGAATCTATGAGGGCTCTTGGCAAGTCTTCTGGAGCCGGGCTCGTTGGCGCACTTTTTGCAGTGCCTTCGATGTTGGGATACCCCGCACCTGCGGCACAACCTCCGCCTCAATACCCAGCTTCACCACAAACCCAGCCGACGAAATCTCCTGTTGATAAGTTGCGAGAGCTCAAGCAGATGTTGGACGAAGGGCTGATTACGGCTGAAGACTACGAGAAGTCCAAGAAGGAAGTACTAGAGCAGATGAAGAAGGGCGGTAGCTAG
- a CDS encoding transglutaminase domain-containing protein: MRSSTTDLPEYSAIVTYSVSNTGNADASSIEVTVRVDGEILSQQPISVLRPSGEYTGSFSLSMEYDSSNTVAIDASCSSSSDSTSIVLDASLLRSPSVPSDQELSKLYITPNEVNVSSTEDNIVSNKFLLLPNWVALRDWVGNNIDYKYDSEAHGKTEFWQLPHETLQLRTGDCEGFSILLCSLLRANGWSENDVYVVLGEQDGSYHAWVKINLGVLGWYNIEPQADGWNTLIGDFLSLPGYASIGYFNDTQFHWTG, from the coding sequence TTGAGAAGCTCCACAACAGATCTGCCAGAGTATTCCGCTATTGTCACATATTCCGTCTCAAACACAGGAAACGCCGATGCCTCCAGTATAGAGGTTACGGTTCGAGTTGATGGTGAAATCCTTTCGCAACAGCCGATCTCTGTTCTTAGACCATCGGGAGAATATACTGGTTCTTTCAGCCTGTCAATGGAATATGACTCGTCAAACACTGTAGCTATAGATGCGTCGTGTTCGAGCTCAAGTGACTCAACATCAATTGTGCTCGATGCAAGCTTGCTTCGCTCTCCCAGTGTGCCCAGTGACCAAGAACTCTCAAAATTATACATAACACCTAACGAGGTCAACGTATCATCAACAGAAGACAACATTGTAAGCAACAAGTTTCTATTGCTTCCAAACTGGGTAGCACTCAGGGATTGGGTTGGCAACAACATAGACTACAAATACGACTCTGAAGCCCACGGAAAAACAGAATTCTGGCAACTACCACACGAAACTCTTCAACTCAGAACCGGCGACTGCGAGGGTTTCTCAATCCTCTTATGCTCTCTGCTACGTGCCAATGGCTGGTCTGAAAACGACGTATACGTCGTTCTGGGTGAACAGGATGGCAGCTACCATGCTTGGGTCAAGATCAACTTAGGAGTGTTAGGATGGTATAACATCGAACCCCAAGCAGACGGATGGAACACGCTAATAGGAGACTTCCTCAGCTTACCAGGATACGCATCGATCGGCTATTTTAATGACACCCAGTTTCATTGGACAGGGTGA
- a CDS encoding DUF2283 domain-containing protein: protein MEKVAISLEKVDFDYDEEADVLYISFGKPREAKDSVEVEDGVVYRLADNEVVGITITDFKARTQKK from the coding sequence TTGGAGAAAGTTGCGATAAGCTTGGAGAAGGTTGATTTTGATTATGATGAGGAAGCGGATGTGCTCTATATTAGTTTTGGGAAGCCGAGGGAAGCCAAGGACAGCGTTGAGGTTGAGGATGGAGTAGTGTATAGGCTGGCGGACAACGAGGTTGTGGGCATAACTATAACGGATTTCAAGGCTAGAACACAGAAGAAGTGA
- a CDS encoding DUF2283 domain-containing protein has translation MDIVLKYDPKADILTMKLREGAIQDEKLLDSDVLLGFDKKGELVALEVWDASKRGLLKTLKDLANEKREVVEALLHRKSNRGHS, from the coding sequence ATGGATATAGTCTTAAAGTATGATCCTAAAGCGGATATCTTAACTATGAAGCTTAGGGAGGGTGCTATTCAGGATGAGAAGCTTCTGGATAGCGATGTTCTTCTGGGTTTTGACAAGAAAGGCGAACTGGTTGCCTTAGAGGTGTGGGACGCGTCGAAGCGAGGCTTGTTGAAAACGCTCAAAGACTTGGCTAATGAGAAACGGGAAGTTGTGGAAGCCTTGCTTCATAGGAAATCAAATCGCGGGCACTCTTGA
- a CDS encoding DUF2283 domain-containing protein, whose product MEKDKIVMSYDREADTVYISFGKPRKAVSEEIDPYIVVRRDPKTREMIGITITNFSKYFETKKKLSVEIPA is encoded by the coding sequence TTGGAAAAAGACAAAATAGTGATGAGCTACGACCGAGAAGCAGACACAGTCTACATCAGCTTCGGCAAGCCAAGGAAAGCAGTCTCTGAAGAAATCGACCCCTACATAGTGGTGAGACGCGACCCCAAAACACGAGAAATGATCGGCATAACCATAACAAACTTCAGCAAATACTTCGAAACCAAGAAAAAACTCAGTGTAGAAATACCCGCGTGA
- a CDS encoding DUF86 domain-containing protein, whose protein sequence is MKEEFLDYVDDIVEAMGDAVRFIEGLEYKDFVKDKKTAYAVTRAVEIIGEAVKKIPGSVRKRYPRIPWKRMAGMRDKLIHEYFGVDLRRVWNTVAKDIPELKPMFEKIRKDFEK, encoded by the coding sequence ATGAAGGAGGAGTTTTTGGATTATGTGGATGATATTGTTGAGGCGATGGGTGATGCTGTGAGGTTTATTGAAGGCTTGGAATACAAGGATTTTGTGAAGGATAAGAAGACTGCTTATGCAGTTACGAGGGCTGTGGAAATCATTGGAGAGGCGGTGAAGAAGATTCCAGGTTCAGTCAGGAAGCGGTATCCGCGGATACCTTGGAAGAGGATGGCGGGAATGAGAGACAAGCTGATCCATGAGTATTTTGGAGTTGACTTGAGGCGGGTTTGGAACACTGTCGCAAAAGACATTCCCGAATTGAAGCCAATGTTTGAAAAGATTAGAAAGGATTTTGAAAAATGA
- a CDS encoding nucleotidyltransferase family protein, whose amino-acid sequence MKGIEEIKMKLVELKPMLKEEFKVRTIGVFGSYLRGEAKRGSDLDVLVEFDESAGLSLLDFVGLENYLSDALGVKVDLVERSALKPRIGKRVLEEVVNV is encoded by the coding sequence ATGAAGGGTATTGAGGAGATTAAGATGAAGCTAGTTGAATTGAAGCCCATGTTGAAGGAGGAGTTCAAGGTGCGGACGATTGGTGTTTTCGGTTCTTACTTGAGGGGTGAAGCGAAGAGGGGCAGCGACCTTGATGTTCTGGTTGAGTTTGATGAGTCGGCGGGTCTGAGTCTTCTGGATTTTGTTGGGCTGGAAAATTACTTGAGTGATGCTTTAGGTGTCAAGGTGGATTTGGTTGAAAGAAGTGCGCTTAAGCCCAGGATTGGGAAGCGTGTTCTGGAGGAAGTTGTGAACGTATGA
- a CDS encoding type II toxin-antitoxin system VapC family toxin: MRFLDANVFVYAYYKPKKQLTQKERQMKEQAKKIVADVSQGREQVIVTVVHLSEAVNILKHGMPLERLTNLVRGLFMLDNVTVHGVSREAYFAAVELGDDLRLEANDALAVDVMRQSNVTEVFTFDEDFDHVEGITRLPK; the protein is encoded by the coding sequence ATGAGGTTTTTGGACGCTAACGTGTTCGTTTATGCCTATTACAAGCCGAAGAAGCAGTTGACGCAGAAGGAGAGGCAGATGAAGGAACAGGCGAAGAAAATTGTCGCTGACGTGTCTCAGGGAAGAGAACAGGTGATTGTGACTGTGGTGCACTTGTCTGAAGCGGTTAACATACTCAAACATGGCATGCCTCTGGAACGCTTGACTAACCTTGTTCGCGGCTTGTTCATGCTTGACAATGTGACCGTTCATGGTGTGAGTCGTGAAGCCTATTTCGCGGCAGTTGAGTTGGGGGATGATTTGAGGCTTGAAGCTAACGATGCCCTAGCCGTCGATGTCATGAGGCAGAGCAATGTGACGGAAGTGTTCACGTTTGACGAAGATTTTGATCACGTGGAGGGGATAACTAGGCTGCCTAAATAG
- a CDS encoding AbrB/MazE/SpoVT family DNA-binding domain-containing protein, whose amino-acid sequence MKSGVEVKKVDSQGRVILPADWREAEIDESRELFVIKRKGYLKLVPKRRVDLTEDFDRVDLGVESIGDWKEFQKRFFLRDVHEVFGR is encoded by the coding sequence TTGAAATCTGGGGTGGAAGTTAAGAAGGTGGATTCTCAGGGTCGTGTTATCCTGCCTGCAGATTGGCGTGAGGCTGAGATTGATGAGAGTCGGGAGCTTTTTGTCATCAAGAGGAAGGGGTATTTGAAGTTAGTTCCTAAGCGTCGTGTTGATTTGACTGAGGATTTTGACAGGGTTGATCTTGGGGTGGAGTCTATTGGGGACTGGAAGGAGTTTCAGAAGAGGTTTTTTTTGAGGGACGTTCATGAGGTTTTTGGACGCTAA